CAGGCCGTTATAGGCGAAGAGGATCTGCACCAACAGGGGGGTGCCCCGAATGACCCAGATGTAGAACGCCGCAGGGTAGCGGAAGAGAGGGTTCCGCGAGAGCCGGGAGATCCCGGCAACAAGTCCGATGATCAACCCCGCGATCGAGGAGATCACCGTGAGCTTCAGGGTGACCTCGGCCCCAAAACGCAAGGATTGCGCGTAAAAGGAGATCTTTTCCGGAGTAAAACCGAAGAACGCGAGGTACCGTTCGAGCAGCCAGGCCAGCCCGTTAAAAAACGCGATGTAGGCGAGCCAAAGCCCCGCGCCGGCCAGCAACAACCCTAGTAGTAATCGCAACGCGCGCACGATGCCCCCAAAAACGGGAGGGGACACACCGCCCCTCCCGTCACTCGTTCACTTACTTACAGCGAATATCCTGACCGAACCACTTCTCCGAGATGGCCGCGTACGTGCCGTCCGCCAGGATCTCATCCAAGGCGTTGTTGAGCGCCGCGAGCAGGGTCTCGTTGCCCTTGGCCACGGCGATCCCGATCTCTTCCCGGACCAGCAGGTCGCTCAGCTGCAGCTCCACGTCCCGCTGCTTCATGGCTTCCAGGGCGGTGAACTGATCGGTAATCCAGGCGTCGATCCGCTGGTTCAAGAGGTCCTGCAGGGCGTCGGGGTTCGTCTGGTAGGTCTTGATCTCCTTGATCCCCTCGATGGTCTGCGCGTACTCGAAGTAGGTGGTGCCGACCTGGACCCCCACGACCTTGCCTTTGAGTTCCTCCGGGGTCCGGGGCCCGCCGGGCAGGGCCACGATCAGGTTACCGGTGCAGTAGTACGGCTTCGTGAAGTCCACCGCCTGGGCCCGCTCCGGGGTGATGGTGTGCGAAGCGATGACGAAGTCGAACCGGCCCTGGTTCAGGGCGATCAAGAGGGTGTCGAAGGCCTGCGCCTTCCACTCGTACTTCACCCCGAGCCGCTCGGCCAAGGCCTGGCCGATCTCGATGTCGAAGCCCACCAGGTTCCCCTCGTCAAAAAAGTTAAACGGCGGGAAGGCCCCTTCCGTACCGATGACGATCGTGCCGTCCGCCTGGATCTGGTCGAGGCTGCGGAAGCGCTGCGCCAAGCCCAGCGACGCCCATAGCATAAGCACCAGAAGAAGCCAGACGCGTTGTTTCATCCCACTACCTCCCATACGAAATTTTGAAGCAGCACAGTATGATTATACGGGTCTTTTCCCGTTACGCAAGCTGCTAAACTCATAACGGTGACGCTCACGCTGACCATCGAGAAACTCGTGACCGGCGGGCGGGGGCTCGCCCGCACGCCGGAAGGCGTCGTGATCGTGCGCGGCGGGCTCCCCGGAGAGCGCGTCCGCGCCCGGGTGCGCCGCCGGAAGAACCACCTCGAGGGTGAGGTCCTCGAGATCCTCGAGCCCTCCCCCGACCGGGTGGATCACCCGCTGCCGCCCGGCGCCGACCTTCCCCTCGCCTACGAGGCTCAACTCCCCGTCAAACAGGGCTTCGTGCGCGAAGCGCTCGCGCGCCTCGCAGGCCTCGAGGCCACCCTCGAGCCGATCGCTCCCTCCCCCGAGCCCATGGGGTACCGCACCGCAGCCCAGTTCGCCCTCCATCCCCTTGGGGGGCTGGCGTACCGCGTGCCGGGGTCGCACGAGCTGGTGCGGGCGCACACGGACCCTTTGCTCGCCCCGCCCCTCCAGGAAGCGCTCAGTTTGCTCAACACCTGGCCGCTCGCGAACGTCGTTGAGGTCGTGCTTCGGGGCAGTCTCCACGAGGGTCGCGTCCAGGTGGGGCTCATCGGGGGTAAGGCCCGCATGTTCCGCACGGTAGCGAAGGGCCTCGTGCGCGAGGGAATCGCCGGGGTGTGGTGGGGGGCCTTGGACCCCCGGGGGCGGTTTCGCGGCCCGGTCAAGCACCTCGCTGGAGCGGCGCACCTCCTCGAGGCGTTCGGCGAGGTCCTGGCCTCGGTGGACGTGGTGAGCTTCGCGCAGGTGAACCCTAGGGCGGCCGCACGGCTCTACCAGGAAGCCGCCGCGCTCGTTCACGGGGGCCGGCGCGCGGTGGAGCTCTACGCGGGGGGCGGGGTCCTCTCCTTTCACCTGGCCGCGGCCTTCGATGAGATCGTCGCGGTGGAGCTGAGCCGGGCCGCCATCCAAAAGGGCCAGGCTGACGCCCGGCGGCTGGGTCTGCCCAACGTGCGGTTTCACCGGGGGGACGCGCGCGAACTCGTCCGCTTCGCCCCTGCGGACCTCGTGGCGGTGGATCCGCCCCGCGCGGGGCTTGCCCCGGAGGTGGTGCGCACCCTCCTCGAGGCGCGGCCCCACCAAATCCTGTACATCTCCTGCGACCCAGCCACCTGGGCGCGGGACGTGAAACGGCTTGTGGCGGGCGGGTACCGGCTACGCTTCGCCCGCCCCTACGACTTCTACCCCTTCACCCACCACGTGGAGGTCCTGAGCCTGCTTGTACGCTGACCGCTCGGGCGTATAATCTCAAGCATGCTCGCCAAGCGCATCATCCCCTGCCTCGACGTCCACGCCGGCCGCGTGGTTAAGGGGGTGAACTTCGTGAACCTGGTGGACGCCGGGGACCCCGTCGAAGCCGCGCAGGCCTACGACCGGGCCGGGGCCGACGAGCTCGTTTTCCTAGACATCACCGCCACGCACGAGCAGCGCGCGATCCTGTTGGACGTCGTAGCTCGCGTCGCTGAAACGGTCTTCATCCCCCTCACCGTGGGGGGCGGGGTGCGCACCCTCGAGGACGCCCGTCGGTTGCTGCTCGCGGGAGCGGACAAGGTCAGCGTGAACTCCGCCGCGGTCAAGCGCCCCGAGCTCCTTACCGAGCTTGCAGGCCACTTTGGCTCCCAAGCCGTAGTCCTCGCGATCGACGCGAAACGCCAGGGGGCTTCCTGGGAGGTGTACGTCGCCGGGGGGCGCGTCCCCACGGGCCTCGACGCGGTAGCGTGGGCGGTGCGGGGCGCGGAGCTCGGCGCCGGGGAGATCCTGCTCACGAGCATGGACCGAGACGGGACGCGGAACGGGTACGACCTCGAACTGACCCGGGCCGTGGCCGAGGCCGTCCCGGTACCGGTGATCGCCTCGGGCGGCGCGGGGGAAAAAGCGCACTTCGCTCAGGCCTTCACCGAGGGAAAGGCCGACGCGGCCCTCGCGGCCAGCGTCTTCCACTTCGGGCAGATCCCGATTCCCGAGCTGAAGCGGTACCTGGCCGCGTCCGGGATTCCCGTTCGGCTGGAGGAGGCGAGCGTATGAACCTGGAGGAGGTCAAGTTCGACGAACGCGGACTGGTGCCGGTGGTGGTGCAGGACGCCGAGAGCGGCCAGGTGCTCACCCTCGCGTACGCGAACCGTGAGGCCCTCGAGCGCACCCTCGAGACGGGGTACAGCCACTTTTACAGCCGCTCCAGACAGGCCCTCTGGAAGAAAGGCGAGACCTCCGGGCACGTGCAGGAGGTTCTCGAGGTGCGCCTGGACTGCGACGGGGACGCGGTGCTGTACCGCGTGCGTCCCCGCGGCCCGGCCTGCCACACCGGCGAGGTCACCTGTTTTCACCGCGCCCTTTCCGACCAAGCCCCCCACCCGCCGCTCGGCGAGGTGCTCGAGCGGGTGTACCGGCAGATTCTGGAGCGCTTCGCGCAACAACCGGAGGGCTCTTACGTCGCCCGGCTGCACCGGGAGGGGCTGGACCGCATCCTGAAGAAGGTCGGGGAGGAGGCGGGCGAGGTGATCATCGCGGCGAAGAACGCGGACGCGGAGGAGCTCGCCTGGGAGGCAGCGGACCTGGTGTTCCACCTGCTGCTCGTCCTGGCAGAGGCGGGGCTTGCCCCGGAGGACCTCGCCCGCGTGCTGTGGGCGCGCCACAAGCCCTGAGATGGAAACGTTACCAGCCCCACATTTCCCGGGGTTTTTGCTATGGTGAAGCCATGAACATCGAACGCGAGCTCGTCCTCGAGATCGTCCGCGTCACCGAAAACGCCGCTCTGGCCGCCAGCCGCCACAGCGGCAAGGGCAATAAGCACGCCGTGGATCAGGCCGGGACCGAAGCCATGCGCACGGTCCTGAACGAGCTCGAGATCAGCGGCACCGTGGTTATCGGTGAGGGCGAGATGGACGAGGCCCCCATGCTCTACATCGGGGAGCGCCTCGGCAAGGGCGGCCCCGAGGTGGACATCGCAGTAGACCCCGTCGAGGGCACGAACATCACCGCCAAGGGACAGCCAAACTCCGTCGCGGTCCTCGCGATCAGCGAGAAAGGCGGGCTCTTCCACGCGCCGGACATCTACATGGAAAAGCTCATCGTCGGGCCGCCCGCCGCCGGGCGCGTGGACCTCACCTGGCCGGTCTCCGCGAACCTCAAGGCGATCGCCCTCTCCCTGCAGCGCTCGGTGGAGGACCTGGTGGTCGTGGTGCTCGAGCGCCCGCGCCACGAGAAGCTCATCCAGGAGATCCGCGAGGCCGGCGCGCGCGTCAAGCTGATCGGGGACGGCGACGTGATCGCGGCCATCTCCGCCGCGATCCGCGGCACCGGCGTGCACGCGGTGATGGGGATCGGCGGCGCGCCCGAAGGGGTGCTCGCCGCGGCGGCGTTGAAGTGCCTAGGGGGTGAGATCCAGGCCCGCTTCCTCCCCGAGACCGAGGAGGAACGCCAACGCCTCCACGCGATGGGCGCGAGCGAGGACCGCATCTACCGCACCGAGGACCTCGCCCCAGGCAAAGAGATCGTCTTCGCCGCGACCGGCATCACCGACGGGGATATCCTGGAGGGGGTGCGGTTCTTCGGCGGCGGGGCGCGGACCCACTCCCTCGCCATGGGGTACGCCACCCGCGTGGTGCGCTTCATCGACACCGTGCACCTCTTTGACCGCGGGGCACGGGTCACGATCCGCGTGTAAACCCGACCCGATCCCCCACCCGGGCCTAACCCCCGGGTGGGGCTTATTACGGCGCGCGCGACACCCGCGCCCACTGCGGCGAGAACAGGTACCACACCCGGTAGGGCTCGAGGTCCACCGGGTTCCCCTGGAGGTCGGTCAGCACGAACCCCCGCTCGTACCGCCATCGCACCGGGACCCGTTTGCCCATAAGGTAAACCTCCCCGTCCCCCCCACCGAGGTCGAGGGCGAGCCGGCCCACGTCGTCGATCTCGCGGGCCTGGCCTTTCAAGAGCACCACCGCCTTGACCCGCACCGGCCTTCCGGACTCGTCCCGCGCGGGCCGTCCGTTGCGGTACCAGGTGTACCCCCCCTCCTCAAAGCGGAACTCGCTGACGTACCCTTGCGCGTACCGCACCGCGACGCTCAGGCCAGGCTCCGCGTTCGGCGCGGGGGTGTAGGCCTCTCCTCTTAGGGTTTGGATCGTTTCCAGGCGCAGCTTTCGGAGCTCCTCGCGGAGCTTGTCCCCTCGAGCGTAGACGTTGTGCGGCCGGGCCCGCTCGTCATCCCGGTAGAAGGGGCTTTCTCGGAGACGGCCGAGGAGGATCTCATCGAAGGTGATCACGTCCCGCCGCTGGATGATCGCGAGCGCCTCGGGGCTCCCGCCCACGTGCACCAGGATCGCGCCCAGGTCTTGCGCGAGGCGCACGGTGTAGCTGCGGGCGCTGCGGACCGGCCCGATGCGGTCCCCCTCCCCTCCGGTGAAGACCGCCATCAGCCGGGTCACGCCCCCCTCAAAGGGCAGCTCGTACACGGCGACCGCCCGGTTCAACCCCGCCTGGGGGTACGCCCCGTCGGCGTTATCGATGCTTACCATGAGGGGCCGGTTCCGCTCGAGCTCGTACGGCTCCCGCCCCGGACCGATCGGCGCGCCCGCCTCGGGTCCTGGCAGCGGCTCCCCTCCAGCCGCCACCTCCGGTGCCGGGGGCGGCTCGAGCGGGGCGGGCGGCGCAGGCGCGAGTTCCGAAGCCTCTGCGCGGGGCGGCGCGGGCTCCGTTGGCACCTGGGGCGGCAGGGCCGCAGGCTCGAGGGGAAGCGGGGCGGGGGGCGCGGCCGGGGTGGCCTCTACCGGTGCGGGCGGGACGGGGGGTGGGGGCGGCGCGGCCGCCGCGGCCTCGGCGGACGGGGCGGGCGCGACCGGCTCGAACGCGGGGCCCGCCGCCTCAGGCGTGGGCTCCACCGCCGGTGGTGGCGCCTCGGGAGCCGCCGGCGCCGGTTCTTCCGCTCCGGTTGCCTCCACCGGAGCGGGGGGCACCGCAAGGGCCTCTTCCTCCACGATCGGCGGTGCCTCCGGAACACGGGCCGTTTGCGGCGCCGGTTCAGGCGCCGGAGGCACCTCGGGCTCCGACTCCACCGCTGGAGCCGCCTCCGCCGAGGTGGGCGGTTCGGGGGGCGCGGGCTCCGCCGCTGAGGGAGCGGCCTCCGGAGCGGGCGGCGACTCGGCCTGGGCGGGGACCGGCTCGGGCGCGGTGACCGGGGATGGGGAGGGTTCCGGGGCGGGTTCCGTCACCTCGGGCGCGGGCTGCTCTGCCGGCGGCGCGGGCGGCTCCTCCGCCGGGGCTGCCTCCGCCGGGACCGGCTCAGGCGCCTCGGCTACCGCTGGGGCCGGTTGATCCGCAGGCTCCGCCACCTCGGCCTCGACCTCCACAGCCGGAGGGGAAGGCGTGGCCTCCGCCGGAGCCGGCGCGGGCTCTGTCACCTCCGGGGGCGGCTGATCCACGGAGGGTTGCGGGGCCGGCTCCTCCGGCGCGCTCGCCGTTTCCAGCGCCGGCTCCGGCTCCACCTCCTCTACCTCGAGCGGCAACGGTGCGGGCGGCTCGGTCGCGACCTCCGGCTCCGGCAACGGTTCGGAAGGCGGGGCCGGGAGGGCGTCCTCCGCCCGCGCGGGGGCCCCCTCCCCCAGCTCGAGCACCAGGTACCCGGTCGCCTCCATGGGGGGTGGGGGCGGTACCGTTACCAGCACCAGGTAAAAGAGCATGAGGAGGGACGAGAACAGCAGTGCGAGAAGGAAGGCCCGGCGTTTCCGCTTCATGGGATCACAGCAATCGCTACGCGTTTCGCACCCGCCCGGCGGATCGTGTCCATGACCTCCACCACACGCCCGTGCGGCACTTTACGGTCCGCTCGAAGCACGACGGTGCCCACCGGGTCGTCCACCAGCGCGCCGCGTAGCGCGACAAGGAGGGTCGCGTCGTCCACAGCCTGGCCCTGCCAGTGCGCCTGCCCTTGGGCGTCCAGCACCACGACGGGCGCACTGGCGGGCTTCGCCTCACCCGTCACCGCCCCCGGAAGATCGATCGGCAACCCGGTCTCCGGGGTGATGAAGGTGCTCGTCACCATGAAGAAAACCACGAGCAAGAACACGATGTCGATAAACGGGGCCAGGTTGATCGCAGGGTCAAGCTTCGGCCTTCTGCGCATTGTCGACCTCTACAAGCGCGCCGAGGAGCTCCTCGCGCCGTTGCTCGAGCTCGGTCAGGAGGTCCTCCACCCGGCCCGCAAGATAGTGGTACCCCATGAGAGCCGGGATGGCGACGATCAGCCCCCCGGCGGTGGTGAAGAGCGCTTCCCCAATCCCGCCCGCCAGCAGCTGCGCGGTGGTCTGCCCCTCCACAGCCAGCACGTTAAAGGCGCGTATCATACCGGTCACGGTGCCCAATAACCCCAATAGCGGCGCGACCTGAGCAGTCACGCTGAGGACCGCCAGCCCGCGCGAAAGCCGGGCTTCCTCCTCCAACAGCGCGGCTTTAAGCGCCGCGTCTACCGCGGCGACCCCGTACGGCACGCGAGGCAGCCCTGCGAGCACGAACCGCCCCAGGGTCCCGCCGTGAATCCGGCAGGCTTCCATCGCAGGCTCTAGCCGCCCCCTGCGGAGGCAGGCCTCAACCTCGCGCATCAGCTTGTCCCCCCCGAGGCGCTCCCGCCGGAGCGAAAGAAACCGCTCGAAGAACACGTACGCGGCGTACACGGTAAGGAGGAGCAAGATCACCAGAATCCATCCGCCCTGCGAGACCTGCAACATGCCCCCAGTCTACCCACCCCCGAAATGAGAAAGTAAGCCCACACTCCGCCTGTCCATCCCAAGGCTAAACTCGCTCCGTATGGACGCGAAGACCACGCATTCCGACCCTCTTCCCCCGCTCGTGCAGGCCGCAGGTCAGGTGCTGGCCGTCTCGTACCCGCTGCTCGCCTTCTCCACCGGAGGACGGGCCGTGTACCAGCTCTTCTTCAAACCCAACGTCACCTACTACCTCCCCCCCCTCCTCAGCCTGGTGGCCGCCCTGTGCTACCTCCTGGCCACGATCGGGTTCGTCGTGCGCCGACGGTGGGCCTGGCGGCTTTCGGTGGGGGTGCTCGCCTTCGAGACCATCATGACCCTCCTCGTGGGGACCCTGAGCCTCCTGGAGCCCGAGTTCGTGGGGCGCACCGTGTGGCGGCTCTACGGGATCGATTACGGGTTTTTCCCGCTGGTACAACCGATCCTCGGCCTCATCTGGCTGCTCTGGCCAGGCACCCGGAAGGCCTACATGACCTCATAACGGGCAAGTGATAGGATCAAGGGCATGAGGTGGCTTCGTGACCGTCGGCTCGAGCCGATCGCCGAGAAGGTTCTGGCCGGCGAACGGATCAGCTTCGAGGAAGGCCTGCTCCTGTACCGCACCCCGGACCTCCCCGCCCTGATGCGCCTCGCGAACATCGTGCGGGAACGCAAGCACGGGGACAAAACCTACTTCGTGCACAGCCTGCGCCTCTCCCAAACCAACATCTGCTACGTGGGCTGCACCTTCTGCGCCTTCCAGCGCCGGTTCGGGGAGGAAGGCGCCTGGGACTGGGATGTGGACGAGGTGATCGCGTGGGTGCGCGAGCGTTACCAACCGGGCCTCACCGAGATCCACATCTCCTCCGGGCACCACCCCAAGCGGCCCTTCAGCTACTACCTCGAGCTCGTCTCGGCCCTAAAAACCCACTTTCCCGGGGTGCAGGTCAAGGCCTGGACCGCGGCGGAGATCCACCACTTCACCAAGATCGCGAAGGCCGATTACCGGACCGTGCTCACCGAGCTGAAGGCCGCGGGGCTCGACGCGATGCCCGGCGGCGGCGCGGAGATCTTCGCTGAACGGGTCCGCAGGCAGATCGCCCGCGCCAAGGTCAAGGCCGAGGGGTGGCTCGAGGTGCACCGGACCGCGCACGAGCTCGGCATCCCCACCAACGCCACCATGCTCTACGGGCACATCGAGACCCTCGAGGAGCGCCTGGACCACATGGACCGCCTGCGCCAGTTGCAGGACGAGACCGGCGGGTTCATGAGCTTCATTCCTCTGGCCTTCCAACCGGACGGGAACCCCCTCGCGCGCGCCCTTGGAAAGCGCGAGTTCACCACGGGGGTGGACGACCTCCGGAACCTGGCCGTCGCGCGGATCTACCTGGACAACTTCCCGCATATCAAGGGGTACTGGGCGACGCTCACCCCCGAACTGGCTCAGGTCTCGCTGCACTGGGGCGTGACGGACATCGACGGCACCCTGATCGAGGAACGCATCGTGCACATGGCCGGAAGCCCCACGCCGGAAAGCCTCACGAAGGAGGAACTCGCCGGAATCATCCGTTCCGCGGGGCGCATCCCGGTCGAGCGCGACGCGGTGTACAACGAGATCCGGGTCTACGACACCCCTGCCCCCCACCCCTGACCATGTACACCCTCGGCATCCCTCCCTACGCGAACACCGCGCCGTTGTTTTACTACCTCGAGCCCGGGTACGGCCTGGAGGTGCGGCGCGGCGTGCCGACCGAGCTCAACCGCTGGTTGCTGACGGGCGAGGTGGACCTCTCCCTGGTCTCCGCGTACTTCTACCTACAGCACCAGGACCGGCTCTGCGCCCTGCCGGACTTTTCCGTCGCGGTGCTGGGCCCGGTGTATTCGGTGAACCTGTTCCACCGCGTGCCCTGGACCGCCCTCCGCCGGGTCGCGGTCACGACCGAGTCCGCCACCTCGGTCCGGCTCCTCGAGTACCTGATCGCCCAGGACGGCGTTTACCCCGAGTTCGTTCGGGAGGCGGGAGGGTTGGAGCTTCTGGAGACCTACGACGGGGTGCTGCTGATCGGCGACCGCGCGATCCAGGCGTACGCCGGCCTGCTGGACGCGCCTCCGCGCTCGGTGCACCACCTGCCCACCCGCCTTCAGGGCCTCGAGGTCACGGACCTCTCGATGCGCTGGTTCGAACGCACCCGGCTGCCCTTCGTCTTTGCGGTGTGGGCTACCCGCAAGGACGCCCCGCCTCCACCGGAGGTCGTGGACCGGCTGCGCGAGGCGCGCTCGAGGGGCCTCGGCCATCTCGCCGCGATCGCCCGGGAGGAAGCCGAGCGGCTCGGGGTGTCCGCGAGGCTCATCCAGCATTACCTGTGGAACTTCCGGTACCACCTCGAGGTCCCGGATCGGCTGGGGCTCGAGGCCTTCGCCCGAGCGGTGGGGCTTCCCGAACCGGGGGCGTACTGGGAGGTCTAGCCGCTCCGCTGAACACAACCGCCGGCCCGAAGCGCTTCGGGCCGGCGCATCCAAAGGGCGTTTAGCGGATCACCCGCACCTTGACCCTCACGGTGACCTCCTGGCCGTCCCGCCACACCTTGAGGGTGACCGTGTCGCCGGGTTTTTTGGTGAAGAGGACGCTCCGGAGGTCGGTGATGTTGCGGATGGGCTGGCCGTCCGCCTCGAGGATCACGTCGCCGTCCACGCCGAGGTCTACGGTCTGCCCGCTAGGCGTGCTGAGGAAGACGAACCGCTCCGGCGCCTTCAGCCCCGCCTCCTCGGCCGGACTGCCCGGCTCCACCTCCATCACCATCAACCCACGATCGGGGAGGTTGAACCGCTCCCGCACCCGTTCCGGGAAGTTGCGCAGGTCCAGGATCTGCACCCCGAGCCGGGGACGGCTGCGGACCAGAGCCTCGCGGTCCAGGGTTTTTCCGGCTTTCAGTTCGGGCAGAACCTCCTTGGCCTGGTTGATCGGGATGGCGAACCCGACCCCCGCGAACTGCGCCGCCCCGAACTGCGCGGTCGGGGTGAAGATGAAGGTGTTGATCCCGATCACCTCACCCCGGGAGTTGAGGAGCGGCCCGCCGGAGTTGCCGGGGTTGATCGCGGCGTCGGTCTGGATCACCCGCAGCACCAAGGGATCCGCTCCGCTGGGGTTGGTGCGCACCGCGGAGACGATCCCCTCAGTCACCGAAAACTCTAGCCCGAAGGGGTTCCCCATCGCGATGACCTTCTGCCCCACCTGGATCGCGTCCGAGTCCCCTAAGGGGATAGGGGTGAGCTTCTCAGGAGGAACGTCCACCTTCAACAGGGCCAGGTCCAGCGGGGGTGCGGTGCCGACGACCTTGGCCGTGTAGTCGGTGGGGTCGTTGTGGAAACGCACGGTGATGATGTCGGCCCCTCGGATTACGTGGAAGTTCGTGAGGATATACCCATCTTTATCGATCACGAACCCCGAGCCCGTCCCTTCGCGTGGGGGCTCCACGAAGGGTTGGAAGAAGGGGGCGAACTCCTCAAACCCGGGGGGCAGCGCGGGCCGTACCGCTCGGGGCTGGGTGCGCACGGAGACGAACACCACCCCGTCCCCAAAGGCCTTGACGATGCCGATGGTGTTGCGCTCGTTTTCGAGGAAGGCCTGAGCTTCATTCAACGGCGCAACCGCGGGGGCCTCGCTTCCCGTCTGCCCCAGGGCGCTCGAGCCAGTCCACCACGCGGCACCTACGGCGAGAAGGGCGGCCATCCCCGCGATCACGGCCGGTCTTTTCCACACCATTTCACACTCACCTCCGCAACTTATTTTAGTCGATCAACTTAAAGGCTCATGAGGGACACCCGACCTACGGGTGCTGTGTATCCTGAGGGCGTGAGGGTCTTCGTGATCAACCCCGGCTCGACCAGCACCAAGCTGGCCCTGTTCACGGTGGACGCCAGCGGGGCGCACCCCCTCGAGCGCGCCGAGTTGTCCCACCCCCAAGGCCAGAGCGCCCGGGAAGACCTCGCCGCGCGCGAACCTCTCGTCCGCGACCTCGCCGCCCAATGGCGGCCCTTCGACGCCATCGCCGCACGCGGCGGCCTCGTCGGTCCGGTACGGCCTGGCGTCTACGCCGTCGACGACGCCCTAACCCAAGTCTGCCTCGAGGCCCCCCACGGCTACCACCCCGCGAACCTCGGCGCGCCCCTCGCCCAACGGCTCGCTGCCCAGTACCGGGTGCCCGCCTACGTGGTGGACCCCCCCACGGTAGACGAGATGGCAGCGGTCAGCCGGATCACCGGCGTGCCGGGAATCGAACG
This region of Marinithermus hydrothermalis DSM 14884 genomic DNA includes:
- a CDS encoding menaquinone biosynthetic enzyme MqnA/MqnD family protein is translated as MYTLGIPPYANTAPLFYYLEPGYGLEVRRGVPTELNRWLLTGEVDLSLVSAYFYLQHQDRLCALPDFSVAVLGPVYSVNLFHRVPWTALRRVAVTTESATSVRLLEYLIAQDGVYPEFVREAGGLELLETYDGVLLIGDRAIQAYAGLLDAPPRSVHHLPTRLQGLEVTDLSMRWFERTRLPFVFAVWATRKDAPPPPEVVDRLREARSRGLGHLAAIAREEAERLGVSARLIQHYLWNFRYHLEVPDRLGLEAFARAVGLPEPGAYWEV
- a CDS encoding S1C family serine protease — translated: MVWKRPAVIAGMAALLAVGAAWWTGSSALGQTGSEAPAVAPLNEAQAFLENERNTIGIVKAFGDGVVFVSVRTQPRAVRPALPPGFEEFAPFFQPFVEPPREGTGSGFVIDKDGYILTNFHVIRGADIITVRFHNDPTDYTAKVVGTAPPLDLALLKVDVPPEKLTPIPLGDSDAIQVGQKVIAMGNPFGLEFSVTEGIVSAVRTNPSGADPLVLRVIQTDAAINPGNSGGPLLNSRGEVIGINTFIFTPTAQFGAAQFAGVGFAIPINQAKEVLPELKAGKTLDREALVRSRPRLGVQILDLRNFPERVRERFNLPDRGLMVMEVEPGSPAEEAGLKAPERFVFLSTPSGQTVDLGVDGDVILEADGQPIRNITDLRSVLFTKKPGDTVTLKVWRDGQEVTVRVKVRVIR